In Colletotrichum destructivum chromosome 1, complete sequence, the sequence TGCAAAGCTTGTTGTGAGAATACAGGCAGCTTGTTGTGGGCTCTGCACTTTGAGCAACTTTCACGAAGTCGCCGGGCACAAAATTGTTTGTAAGACTTCCCGGGGTTGAGTTCCACGGTTCCGGAAGTGGCGGCCTAGATTTCCCCATTAAGGCAATCGGAGCCGTAACCTACTGTCCGACGATCGGCGGTACTAGGCCGCTCCGCTCGGGGGGCAGGTTGCTGAACACTGCCAAAATCCTCGGATCCAGATCATGCAGTTGAGAGGTCCAAACGTGGCTTCAGAGAAACCACATTGACTGGAGCATGCGTGCATCACGGGAGAACACGGAATCTCAGCTCATGCAAAGCCATACCCGATGGGGAGCCAAAATCCAGGGTCTGCGTCAACTTGTCAACGCCAACCACCGGCAAAGTCGCTTTGCCGCGAGTCAAATGCACTCATCCACACAAACGCTACAGGGCGTGTTTGTCAGATATTACGTCTTATAAAACAAACAAGAGCGAAACCCCATCTTGAGTAAAGTGAATATTTTCTTTCCATTAGTAATTGTATGGATTCGGGGGATCTCGTGATCCTTATTCCAAATGACCGATTCCGCAAGATGGTGTGGGTGCCCGATGTTAGCCGGAGCCGTTGCCGGCTTTGTGGAGGTGGATAAGTGAGTGCTGGCTTATCTGTCACTCCGAATCTCCGAGGATGTTGAGTCAAGAACGCGGCCTCAGCCCGCGCTCTCTTAGTTTCCCGAGCCCTACATATGCCAACTGTCCGATAAGTCGAATTCAACATTTTTTCCCCCTCAGATACCGTTGAAGTGATCAGAAGTCAACAAAGATCTCGGCGAAGTAAGAAAAAATGGGTTCACTTCCGCAGACAAACCACCTCAGGGTCGCTATCGTCAAAGCCTATGAGATCGACGAGCCGAAACATCGGGGCATGGTCTTGTCCTTCCGGGACAACATTCTGCGACAGACGCCTGATGCGGTCATTGACACATACAGGCCGATGAAGGAGGACGGACACCTGCCGAACCCTGCAGACTAtgacctcatcatcatcaccggcggACTGAGCAATCTGTGCCAGGCATCGTTTGAGCCCTGGGTCAACACGACTCTCGAGTGGATTCGGCAGGTGGTTTCGCAGCAGCACATTGCTAAAACGAAACTGCTCGGCATCTGCTGGGGTCACCAAGCAATCGCAACTGCGCTCTCTGGAAAAATCGGAAGCTTCGAGCATCCAAGGGTATGTGCCGTGCATGCAGAGTCCTTGCCGAACATCCATTCTAACAGAAAGCTTTATAGGTCGGCGTGGAACAACTTACATTGAACGATGACGGGAAACGGGTCTTTGGCAAGGACACATTGGTAAGCCAGAGAAATCCGTTCCAAGCATCTCGACGAGTCCAGCGTTGTGGGAACGCAAGTTGCTGACACCTCGAAACCAAAAAAAAGCAAATCACAAAATTCCACAAGCGGTTTGTTCAGCAGGTTCCAGATGGCTTCAAGCCCTTAGCAAGCGACAACGAAATTCTCTTTTCCGACTCAGGCTTGGTCCTGTCCCTTCAGGGGCATCCCGAGATCTATGGCGAGCTGTCCCGTCAGCTTTTTGAGATGGATGTCCCATACTACAGAGCGACCCTGCCTACCGAGGAGGACCTTCAGCGTTATTACGCAGAGATGTCCTCGAGCGAAGAAGATTCCAAGCTGATTTTCCAAAAGGTGGCAGAGTGGGCTCGTTCATAATAGAATACAACGAATGACTGAAACATTGAGCTGCTACTTGCCCTTGATTCAACAAGTTTACACCATGTAACACACCAATCAAAATAACCAGCTAACAACTATCTGTGCTTCATGCCCCTGAGTGCTCTCTAGTTTTATTTGAAGACTTAACGATACACAAAGAAGGAAAGATTTTGAAACAAGCAAATGGGCAACATCTTCGTAGGGAACACAATACGGAAAGCTAGCATGGGCTTTCATAATTGAGCTAGGAGGTAATGCTATTCAAATAGGTTGACCATTAATCTGGCGATTTGGTGTTTTTCTTGATTGAATCTTAGAAACTGGCCTCGTCCCAGCGCCCTGATAGAGCCGGCTGGTATGAAGTACCTTTAGACACATAGCAGCCACAACAACCATGATACGGGCGAGACAGGGGTAGATAGCCGCACGGAAGAAAGCGAGACTGATGGTTAGAGTGGCGATGTACAGGGTAAGAAGGATGACAGGTTAGCGGTGACAGTTGAACAACCGTGAATATTGAAATTGGGTCCACTAAATCCCTTTCATTTTCAACGCCGTGGTGCGTGAGATGAGAGGAGAGGGTGACAACGTGACTCGAGGAACTTCTGCTTTTTGAGATACGGTTGAACATGCGCAACATATGCCAGAGCCCTTAGCACAAGACCACTGACTGTTTCAAGAAAAAAGCCCCAGATTTTGTGATAAAATTTGAGGAATAATTATAGAGAAAAAACTAGGGCGTAACAAACGAGGTAAAAGATGTTTCCTATGCTATCCGGCGGTCCATGTTTGCTGACTGAGGAGGGGATTGATTTATCAGGAACGTGAAAAGGCGGCGGAAAACGCACGAAGGACTAAGTAGGCGAATGAGTTTCTGTTGATGATCTCCTCCATAATCTCTCATGTGAGGTCAGTAGATGGTATATACTGATGATAACTCTCACCTTGACCCATGTCAAGACAACTTCAACGACGTCACCCGTGGGGCGCTCTGTACTTCAGCGGCGCCGAAAGAGTGGGATCAACTGGCGAGATAGGCTCAGCTAGAAAGCCCGTTTGACGAGATATCCGTCTGCGATCCTGATGGTGTACTACGTCGCCATAAAGTGACGCCAACCTATCGCTTTTCGTCGAAGAATTGTTAGGCTCGAGACGTTTCCCCGGAGGGAAGTGGAACAAAATAGTCTGGCAACCCCGTTTGTTGTGTGGGAGTACGCGGGGATCGACGACCCATGAGGATGGCTTGCAGCACATCGTGGACTCGAAGGACGTACGGCCGGCAGCTCAGCTTGACAGGCTATTCTCCAAGACCGACTTAAAAGCTCATGAAGCTAGAAACCTCAGCCATACAGTAGGGTGAGAATGGCTGGGCTGTAACCAAAATCTTGGACTGGGCACACTTTGAGCACACAAGTCAGTGTTACTGTTAAAGACCCGCGGCTATTCATGCGGGAGATACTAGCGCTGTCTagtgaagaaaaaaaggattACCCCAGTCAGTAAGCCCATTTTGCAATGTTGTTTTCAAACAATCTCAAAGGTAAGCTTGATGCCAACTTCGAGTGCTAAGCGAGACCACTAAGACGAAGGGAAGGGACATGATAGTGAAGGACTCGGTTTAAAAAGGTAGTCTACTGTTGAACACAGTAGTCTCTGTCGGGTTCAGAGATAACGGTAAACACATGGCGAAGAGTTATTTTTTTACGTCTACTCCTTTTAATTCAAGAATCATCGAGACGGCTGCCGTACTAAGGAGTGGTCATTGTCCGGCGTGTAAGTCATAGATAAACCGTTTTGGCACTCGAGGGGCCAGCTCAAGCACGCCATGAGGGTAGAATTGGCTTAGAAGATACAAGAGGGATTTATTTTGGTCGATGATATAAAACCTGGATTTATTTCAGATGCTCTTGGTAGTGTAACGAATATCCCAGCATCACGGAACACTTCTGACGCCAATACCTAAGGTACGGACCAGACCTGGATGACAACTATCACAGCATGGGAGCATAACACAAGC encodes:
- a CDS encoding Putative glutamine amidotransferase domain containing protein ChyE, encoding MGSLPQTNHLRVAIVKAYEIDEPKHRGMVLSFRDNILRQTPDAVIDTYRPMKEDGHLPNPADYDLIIITGGLSNLCQASFEPWVNTTLEWIRQVVSQQHIAKTKLLGICWGHQAIATALSGKIGSFEHPRVGVEQLTLNDDGKRVFGKDTLQITKFHKRFVQQVPDGFKPLASDNEILFSDSGLVLSLQGHPEIYGELSRQLFEMDVPYYRATLPTEEDLQRYYAEMSSSEEDSKLIFQKVAEWARS